Proteins from a genomic interval of Acanthopagrus latus isolate v.2019 chromosome 7, fAcaLat1.1, whole genome shotgun sequence:
- the gp9 gene encoding glycoprotein IX (platelet) translates to MLSCISLAALLFLASSSALSAGQPCLCSALLPAGLKVNCSSVSLMELTHLPSDTVELHVQDNRLTSVTPGLFDRFTALKKVSLYGNPFHCDCRIQYLRNWLLKNRAMVSREPTCASPGSVALRPITELSDNFFSSCAPTGCANGIYNTMMGVLLCCIIVLLLWSLRLAKTSTITLSIDEIQSGVEADSLHIQRPKRRRRLHTGLSEVSDSLAYPEDLEKPFLNMELLPQVLDVLHKKHNIKINLPGRRLSLLQWNSKYTTSDKQS, encoded by the coding sequence ATGCTCTCCTGCATAAGCTTGGCTGCTCTGCTTTTCCTGGCCTCATCGAGTGCACTCTCTGCTGGCCAGCCCTGCCTGTGCTCAGCCCTCCTGCCTGCTGGCCTTAAAGTGAACTGCAGCTCCGTGAGCCTCATGGAGCTGACTCATCTGCCCTCAGACACCGTGGAGCTCCATGTGCAGGACAACCGGCTCACCTCCGTGACCCCGGGCCTGTTTGACCGATTCACTGCCCTGAAAAAGGTCTCCCTGTATGGGAATCCCTTCCATTGTGACTGCAGGATCCAGTATCTGAGGAACTGGTTGCTGAAGAACCGGGCCATGGTCTCCAGGGAGCCCACCTGTGCCAGCCCGGGCTCCGTGGCTCTGAGACCCATCACTGAACTGAGTGACaacttcttttcttcctgtgcTCCTACAGGCTGCGCTAATGGGATTTATAACACCATGATGGGAGTGTTGCTCTGCTGCATCATTGTTCTGCTTCTGTGGAGTCTGAGACTGGCCAAAACATCCACCATCACCTTGTCCATAGATGAGATACAGTCAGGCGTGGAGGCTGACTCTCTGCACATACAGAGGCCCAAACGCAGGAGGAGGCTGCACACCGGGCTGTCAGAGGTCTCTGACTCCCTCGCTTATCCAGAGGATCTAGAAAAGCCATTCCTAAACATGGAGTTACTGCCGCAGGTGCTGGATGTGCTGCACAAGAAGCACAATATAAAGATAAACCTACCTGGGCGACGTCTTTCTCTACTACAGTGGAATAGCAAATATACTACAAGTGACAAACAGAGCTGA